In the Klebsiella aerogenes KCTC 2190 genome, one interval contains:
- the glgP gene encoding glycogen phosphorylase: protein MNAPFSYASPTLSVEALKHSIAYKLMFIIGKDPAIANKHEWLNATLFAVRDRMVERWLRSNRAQLSQEVRQVYYLSMEFLIGRTLSNALLSLGIYEDVNNALADMGLDLEELIDEENDPGLGNGGLGRLAACFLDSLATLGLPGRGYGIRYDYGMFKQNIVDGRQKESPDYWLEYGNPWEFERHNTRYKVRFGGRVQQEGKNTRWIETEEIIAEAYDQIIPGFDTDATNTLRLWSAQASSEINLGKFNQGDYFAAVEDKNHSENVSRVLYPDDSTYSGRELRLRQEYFLVSATVQDILSRHYQLHRTYDNLAAKIAIHLNDTHPVLSIPELMRLLIDEHKFSWDEAFEVTCQVFSYTNHTLMSEALETWPVDMLGKILPRHLQIIFEINDYFLKTLQEQYPNDTALLSRTSIIDESNGRRVRMAWLAVVVSHKVNGVSELHSRLMVESLFAEFAKIFPMRFTNVTNGVTPRRWLALANPPLSQVLDENIGHTWRTDLSQLSDLQQHIDYPTVNQAVRRAKLENKQRLANYIAQQLNVVVNPRALFDVQIKRIHEYKRQLMNILHVITRYNRIKADPQAEWVPRVNIFAGKAASAYYMAKHIIHLINDVAAVVNNDPQIGDKLKVVFIPNYSVSLAQLIIPAADLSEQISLAGTEASGTSNMKFALNGALTIGTLDGANVEMLEHVGEDNIFIFGNTAEQVEALRSNGYKPRDYYEQDEELHQALTQIGTGLFSPSEPGRYRDLLDSLINFGDHYQVLADYRSYVDCQDKVDELYRHPEEWANKAMMNIANMGYFSSDRTIQEYAKHIWHIDPVRL, encoded by the coding sequence ATGAATGCACCCTTTAGTTATGCATCACCCACGCTGAGCGTTGAGGCGTTAAAGCATTCTATCGCGTATAAGCTGATGTTTATCATCGGCAAAGATCCGGCGATCGCCAACAAACACGAATGGCTGAACGCCACCCTGTTCGCCGTTCGCGACCGCATGGTCGAGCGCTGGCTGCGTTCAAACCGCGCCCAGCTGTCGCAGGAAGTGCGGCAGGTTTACTATCTGTCGATGGAGTTTTTGATTGGCCGCACCCTCTCTAACGCGCTGCTGTCGTTAGGGATTTATGAAGATGTGAATAATGCGCTGGCCGATATGGGGCTCGATCTGGAAGAGCTTATTGATGAAGAAAACGACCCCGGTTTAGGCAACGGCGGTTTAGGGCGCCTGGCCGCCTGCTTCCTCGATTCTCTGGCAACGCTGGGCCTGCCGGGCCGCGGCTACGGTATCCGCTACGACTATGGGATGTTTAAGCAGAACATTGTCGACGGGCGGCAGAAAGAGTCGCCGGATTACTGGCTGGAGTACGGCAACCCGTGGGAGTTCGAACGGCACAATACGCGCTATAAAGTGCGTTTCGGCGGCCGCGTGCAGCAGGAAGGGAAAAATACCCGCTGGATAGAGACCGAAGAGATTATCGCCGAAGCCTACGATCAGATTATCCCCGGTTTCGATACCGATGCCACTAACACCCTGCGTCTGTGGAGCGCGCAGGCCAGTAGCGAAATCAACCTCGGTAAATTCAACCAGGGCGACTACTTTGCGGCGGTGGAAGATAAGAACCACTCCGAGAACGTTTCGCGGGTGCTGTACCCGGATGACTCCACCTATTCCGGGCGCGAGCTGCGCCTGCGTCAGGAGTATTTCCTGGTCTCGGCGACGGTGCAGGATATCCTCAGCCGCCACTACCAGCTGCACCGCACCTACGACAATCTGGCGGCGAAAATCGCCATTCACCTCAATGACACCCACCCGGTGCTGTCGATCCCTGAGCTGATGCGTCTGCTGATCGATGAGCACAAATTTAGCTGGGATGAAGCCTTCGAGGTGACCTGTCAGGTCTTCTCCTATACCAACCATACGTTGATGAGCGAAGCGCTGGAGACCTGGCCGGTCGATATGCTGGGGAAAATCCTGCCGCGCCATCTGCAGATTATCTTCGAGATTAACGATTACTTCCTCAAGACGCTGCAGGAGCAGTATCCCAACGATACCGCGCTGCTGAGCCGTACCTCGATCATTGATGAATCCAATGGGCGCCGGGTGCGTATGGCGTGGCTGGCGGTTGTCGTCAGCCATAAAGTCAACGGTGTGTCAGAGCTGCATTCGCGCTTAATGGTCGAGTCGCTGTTTGCCGAGTTTGCGAAGATTTTCCCGATGCGCTTTACCAACGTCACCAACGGCGTCACGCCGCGGCGCTGGCTGGCGTTGGCGAACCCGCCGCTGTCGCAGGTGCTGGATGAGAATATCGGCCACACCTGGCGCACCGACTTAAGCCAACTAAGCGATCTGCAGCAGCATATTGATTATCCGACGGTGAACCAGGCGGTGCGCCGCGCCAAGCTTGAGAATAAGCAGCGGCTGGCGAACTATATCGCCCAGCAGTTGAACGTGGTGGTCAATCCCAGGGCGCTGTTTGATGTGCAGATCAAACGCATCCACGAATATAAACGCCAGCTGATGAATATCCTGCACGTCATCACCCGCTACAATAGGATCAAAGCCGATCCGCAGGCGGAGTGGGTGCCGCGGGTGAATATCTTCGCCGGCAAGGCCGCGTCGGCTTACTACATGGCGAAGCATATTATTCATCTGATCAACGATGTAGCGGCGGTGGTAAACAACGATCCGCAGATTGGCGATAAGCTAAAAGTGGTGTTTATCCCCAACTACAGTGTGAGCCTGGCGCAGCTGATTATCCCGGCGGCGGATCTCTCCGAGCAGATTTCGTTGGCGGGAACGGAAGCGTCCGGTACCAGCAATATGAAGTTTGCGCTCAACGGGGCGCTAACCATTGGTACGCTGGATGGCGCTAACGTTGAGATGCTGGAGCACGTCGGCGAGGACAATATCTTTATCTTCGGTAATACCGCGGAACAGGTAGAAGCCCTGCGCAGCAACGGCTATAAACCGCGCGACTATTATGAGCAGGATGAGGAGCTGCATCAGGCGTTGACGCAGATTGGCACCGGCCTGTTCAGTCCTTCGGAGCCTGGCCGCTACCGCGACCTGCTGGATTCGCTGATCAACTTTGGCGACCACTATCAGGTACTGGCGGACTACCGCAGCTACGTTGATTGCCAGGATAAGGTGGACGAGCTGTACCGCCATCCGGAGGAGTGGGCCAATAAAGCGATGATGAACATCGCCAACATGGGCTATTTCTCATCCGATCGCACAATCCAGGAGTACGCCAAACATATCTGGCATATCGACCCGGTTCGTTTGTAA
- the glgA gene encoding glycogen synthase GlgA: MQVLHVCSEMFPLLKTGGLADVIGALPAAQIADGVDTRVLLPGYPDIRRGITDAQVVTRRDTFAGRITLLFGHFNGVGIYLIDAPHLYDRPGSPYHDANMNAYTDNVLRFALLGWVGSEMACGLDPFWRPEVVHAHDWHAGLTPAYLAARGRPAKSVFTVHNLAYQGMFYSWHMNEIELPWSFYNMHGLEFNGQISFLKAGLYYADHITAVSPTYAREITEPQYAYGMEGLLRQRQHEGRLSGILNGVDDAIWNPQSDLLLAARYDRDSLEEKAENKRQLQIAMGLKVDDKAPLFAVVSRLTSQKGLDLVLEALPGLLEQGGQLALLGAGDPVLQEGFLAAAAEHPGQVGVQIGYHEAFSHRIMGGADVILVPSRFEPCGLTQLYGLKYGTLPLVRRTGGLADTVADCSLENLADGVASGFVFEDSNAVSLLRAIRRTFVLWSRPSLWRYVQRQAMNMDFSWQVAAKSYRELYQRLM; this comes from the coding sequence ATGCAGGTTTTACACGTATGTTCAGAGATGTTCCCGTTGTTAAAAACCGGCGGTCTGGCTGACGTTATCGGCGCGCTGCCTGCGGCGCAGATCGCAGACGGCGTGGATACCCGCGTGCTGCTGCCGGGGTATCCGGATATCCGCCGCGGGATTACCGACGCGCAGGTCGTCACCCGCCGGGATACCTTTGCCGGGCGCATCACCCTGCTGTTCGGCCATTTTAACGGCGTCGGTATCTATCTGATCGACGCGCCGCATCTCTACGATCGTCCGGGGAGCCCGTATCACGACGCCAACATGAACGCCTATACCGACAACGTGCTGCGCTTTGCGCTGCTCGGCTGGGTGGGGAGCGAAATGGCCTGCGGGCTGGATCCATTCTGGCGCCCGGAGGTGGTGCACGCCCATGACTGGCACGCGGGCCTGACGCCGGCCTATCTGGCGGCGCGCGGCCGTCCGGCGAAATCGGTGTTTACGGTGCACAATCTCGCCTACCAGGGAATGTTTTACTCCTGGCATATGAATGAGATAGAACTGCCGTGGTCGTTCTATAACATGCACGGCCTCGAATTTAACGGCCAGATCTCGTTCCTCAAAGCCGGGCTGTACTATGCCGACCATATCACGGCGGTGAGCCCAACCTACGCGAGGGAAATTACCGAACCGCAATATGCCTACGGCATGGAAGGGCTGCTGCGCCAGCGCCAACATGAGGGCCGCTTGTCCGGCATCCTTAACGGCGTCGATGATGCTATCTGGAATCCGCAAAGCGATCTGCTGCTGGCGGCGCGCTATGACCGAGATAGCCTGGAAGAGAAAGCCGAGAATAAACGGCAGCTGCAAATCGCCATGGGGCTGAAGGTGGATGACAAAGCGCCGCTGTTCGCCGTGGTGAGCCGCCTGACCAGCCAAAAAGGGCTGGATCTGGTGCTGGAGGCGCTGCCGGGCCTGCTGGAGCAGGGCGGGCAACTGGCGCTGCTGGGCGCCGGCGATCCGGTCCTGCAAGAGGGCTTCCTCGCCGCCGCCGCCGAACATCCGGGCCAGGTCGGCGTGCAGATTGGCTATCACGAGGCGTTTTCGCACCGCATCATGGGCGGCGCCGATGTGATTCTGGTTCCCAGCCGCTTTGAACCGTGCGGCCTGACTCAGCTGTATGGCCTGAAATACGGCACCCTGCCGTTGGTGCGCCGCACCGGCGGTCTCGCCGATACCGTGGCCGACTGTTCGCTGGAAAACCTCGCCGACGGCGTCGCCAGCGGCTTTGTCTTTGAGGACAGTAACGCGGTGTCGTTGCTGCGGGCCATCCGGCGCACCTTTGTGTTGTGGTCGCGGCCATCGCTGTGGCGCTACGTTCAGCGTCAGGCGATGAATATGGACTTTAGCTGGCAGGTGGCGGCGAAATCCTATCGTGAACTCTATCAACGCTTGATGTAA
- the glgC gene encoding glucose-1-phosphate adenylyltransferase — MVGLEKNDPLMLARQLPLKSVALILAGGRGTRLKDLTIKRAKPAVHFGGKFRIIDFALSNCLNSGIRRIGVITQYQSHTLVQHIQRGWSFFSEEMNEFVDLLPAQQRVHGENWYRGTADAVTQNLDIIRRYKAEYVVILAGDHIYKQDYSRMLIDHVEKGARCTVACMPVPIEEASAFGVMAVDESEKIIEFVEKPANPPAMPNDATRSLASMGIYVFDADYLYELLAADDLDENSSHDFGKDIIPKITEAGMAYAHPFPLSCVQSDPQAEPYWRDVGTLEAYWKANLDLASVTPELDMYDQHWPIRTHMESLPPAKFVQDRSGSHGMTLNSLVSGGCIISGSVVVQSVLFPRVRVNSFCNIDSAVLLPDVWVGRSCRLRRCVIDRACVIPEGMVIGENAEEDASRFYRSEEGIVLVTRDMLRKLGHKQER, encoded by the coding sequence ATGGTTGGGCTAGAAAAGAACGATCCGTTGATGCTGGCGCGTCAACTTCCTCTCAAATCGGTGGCGCTGATCCTTGCTGGCGGGCGTGGTACCCGGCTTAAGGATTTAACCATTAAGCGCGCGAAGCCTGCCGTCCACTTTGGCGGTAAGTTCCGTATTATCGACTTCGCGTTATCTAACTGTCTTAACTCAGGTATTCGCCGCATCGGCGTGATTACCCAGTATCAATCGCACACTCTGGTGCAGCATATCCAGCGAGGCTGGTCTTTCTTCAGCGAAGAGATGAACGAGTTCGTCGATCTGCTGCCGGCGCAGCAGCGGGTACACGGTGAAAACTGGTATCGCGGTACGGCCGATGCGGTGACGCAGAACCTCGACATTATTCGTCGCTATAAAGCCGAATATGTGGTGATCCTCGCCGGCGACCACATCTACAAACAAGATTACTCGCGCATGCTGATCGACCATGTCGAAAAAGGCGCGCGCTGCACCGTTGCCTGTATGCCGGTGCCCATCGAAGAAGCATCCGCCTTTGGCGTGATGGCGGTCGACGAAAGCGAGAAGATCATCGAGTTCGTCGAGAAACCGGCCAACCCGCCGGCGATGCCGAACGACGCTACCCGCTCGCTTGCCAGTATGGGCATCTATGTCTTTGATGCGGATTACCTTTATGAACTGCTGGCCGCCGACGATCTCGACGAAAACTCCAGCCACGACTTCGGCAAAGATATCATCCCGAAAATTACCGAAGCTGGCATGGCTTATGCACATCCTTTCCCGCTCTCCTGCGTGCAATCCGACCCGCAAGCCGAGCCGTACTGGCGCGATGTCGGGACACTGGAAGCCTACTGGAAGGCCAACCTCGATCTGGCCTCGGTGACGCCGGAGCTGGATATGTACGACCAGCACTGGCCTATCCGTACCCATATGGAATCGCTGCCGCCGGCGAAGTTCGTCCAGGACCGCTCCGGCAGTCACGGCATGACGCTGAACTCGCTGGTTTCCGGCGGCTGCATTATCTCGGGCTCGGTGGTGGTGCAGTCGGTGCTGTTCCCGCGAGTGCGGGTGAATTCGTTTTGTAACATTGATTCGGCAGTCTTATTGCCGGATGTCTGGGTCGGGCGCTCGTGCCGCCTGCGCCGCTGCGTGATAGATCGCGCCTGCGTCATCCCGGAAGGGATGGTCATTGGGGAGAATGCGGAAGAAGATGCCAGCCGCTTCTATCGTTCAGAAGAAGGGATCGTGCTGGTTACGCGCGACATGCTGCGGAAACTGGGGCACAAACAGGAGCGATAA